GCTTGTAAAAAACGTCGATCATCCTTTTACAAACAAGCTAATAAACGGCCTTTATCCGCCAGGATCTGTCGTAAAAATGGGTATGGCGCTAGCGTTTTTGGATAATGGCATGAGTAAATACGATAGCTTTTTTTGTAGCGGCTCGTATGAGCTTGGAGGACGTAAATTCCGCTGCTGGAACTCTCACGGACATGGAAATGTTAATATGAATACGGCAATTAGAGAGAGCTGTGATGATTATTTTTATAAAGGTAGTCAAAAGATAGGGATCGACGCTATTGTGCCGATACTTGAACGTATGGGTTTTGGTAGAAAAACCGAGGTTGATTTACCAAATGAATTTGTGGGAACTTTGCCAAGCAGAGAGTGGAAGATGAGGAAGTATGGAAAGGCATGGTTTCAAGGCGAGACCCTCATCACCTCTATCGGCCAGGGAAATTTCTTGGTCACGCCTATGCAAGTGGCAAAATATACAGCAGGCCTTGCAACTGGGCTAAATGTGACTCCACATTTTTTAAAGAGCATTGATGACAAGGATGTTGATTTTACGCCAACAGATGATGCTTTCACGCCGTTTGAAAAATCACAACTACCAGCTATTAGGCATGCAATGTATGAAGTGGCAAATCACCCAAGAGGAACGGCAAATAGGCATTTTGTTGGAAGCCTAGTTAAAGTTGCTGCAAAAACAGGTACTGCCCAGGTCGTTGGAATTTCTCAAACTGAAAAGAAACGTATGAAAGAGGAGGATATGGCGTATTTGCAAAGATCTCATGCATGGATGACTACATATGCGCCTTATGAAGATCCGCAATATGTCATCACAATGGTTATCGAGCATGGTGGCCATGGCGGAAGTGCGGCTGGACCAAAAATCGCTCAAATTTATAATAAACTCGTTGAAATGGGATATATAAATTTAGAAAAAATCCAAAGTGATCAAAATAAAAAACAAGACAACAAGAAAAAATAAAGATCACTAAAAAGCCGTGGTAGTGACCGCTTACTTAGAAATTTTTACTGTACCCTTGGCTAAATTTATTAACTACTTTTTAATCTTCTTTATTAAATTTTGGTAAGTTTGACTGAGAATTTATGTTTTTGGTAGCTAGCAAGAGTCTAAACGTTGATATATCTTTAAATTTACTAAATGCCCTTGTTTTAGAGACTCATAAGGAAAATTTTTGATTTTTATATGCGATTTTATCAGTGGCGTTTGCCTTTTTAAAGCCATTTAGCCTTAGTCTGCAGCTATCGCAAAGTCCGCATGCCTCGTCATCGCTCTCGTAGCAGCTCCAAGTAAGCTCTAATGGCGAGCCAAGCTCAAGCGACTTTGCTACGATGTCAGCCTTGCTTAAATTTACAAGTGGAGTAATTATCTCACACGAAAAACTAGGTGATGTGCCTAAAATTATAGCCTCGTTTATGCTTTTTATGAAGCTTTCTTTGCAGTCAGGATAGCCTGAACTATCTTCTTCTACGACTCCGATATAGATAGCTTGTGCATTTTCTTTTTCAGCAAGTGCGGCAGCGACCGAGATAAAAATACCATTTCGAAAAGGTACGTAAGTATTTGGCACATCTTTTTCCACTCCGTCTTTTCTTATTTGCAAGCTTCCATCGGTTAAAGAATTTCCGCCTATTTGGGCAATAAAGCTAACATCCAAACTCATCTTTTTTGTAATGCCTAGTCTTTCGCAAATTTCGTTAAATGCACGTTTTTCGCGTTTCATCGTCCTTTGGCGATAGTCAAAATGAAGCGCTACAATATCATATCCAGCCTTTTTTGCCATTACAGCACAAAGCGTACTATCCATGCCGCCACTCATTATACAAACCGCTTTTTTCATATTTTGCCTTTTATTTTTGCTAGAATTATACAAAAAGTTACTAAGGAAAGAGTCTAAAATGATACTTTGCGAAGAGAGCTATCCAAAAATTTTAGATGAAATTTGTGAGTATTTGACGCTAGGAGAAATCGAGCTAGTTTTTGTCGATAAAGAAGAGATGAGAGAACTAAATAAAACCGAGCGAGGCATTGATAAAACGACAGATGTTTTAAGCTTTCCGCTTGAGCTTGTCATTCATGCCCCACTTGGCTCAATCGTTATAAACAAAGATATGGTAAAAGAGAAAGCAACTGAGCTAAATCATAGCGAAGAAGCCGAAACTGCACTACTTTTTACACATGGATTACTTCATATATTAGGATTTGATCATGAAAAAGATGATGGCGAAATGAGAGAAAAAGAGTGCGAGGTTATCAAGAAATTTGAGCTACCTAAAAGTCTAATCGTAAGAAGCGAGGACGTTAGGCTAATTGATCTTATAAATAATAAAAACTTAAAAGAGTAGATTTTCTTCAGATGTTTTGTGAAGCTCTTCTAAAAGCTCCTCTTTTTGGCATAAAATCAATATATAGATAAAATTTTTAAGCTTTTTTATCTCGCTTAAATTTTTAAAGTAGATTGCGTTTTGTACTTTTAATAACGAGCCTTCTGGCAAGCAAATTTTTATCTCATCAGGGCTAAATTTTTTATTTAAAAATATACTTTGGCTTATGAATAAATCTTCATCGCTTTCAGTAATTATGGCTCTAAAGCTATTTCCAAAACTAGTAGGAATAAAATTTTTATCTATAAAAATCGGGTCAAAATGCCCGTGAATCCTACCTTCGTAAGGCTTAAATGAAATTTTATTGCTATCAAAAAATTTTAAAAGCCCATAAAACATTCCAGCAAAAACTCGTGGTATGTTTAAGTTTTGATAGTATGTTTGCTTAAAGACCGTGTTTGTAAAAAAGATCGAGCTTGGATTTATCTCGTGCATAGTAGTATCTGTGTAAATGGTCTCAAAAAGAGGCGATATTCGCTGAAGTGTTCTTGTGTCATCGCCGAAAAAGATATCAAAGACCTTTGCGTGAAAAATTTGATTAAAAAGCTCAGTAATATTTTTTGACATGACGTGTGCGTTAGAGCCAAGTTTTGATTTTTCTAAAAAATCATTTATAAAAGGATTTACGGCGCAAAATTTTAAATCTTTATGAGTAGCCTCAAATCTCATGAGTTTTATCATGGCGGTCTGTAAGCTACTAACTTTTAAAAAAGCGATCTCTTTGTCAATAATTGGCACATTGTCTTCGCTAATTATGGCGTATGCGCCTTGTTTAATCGCTGTTTCTATGTCGCTATCGTTTGCGTTTAAGCAAATATACGCAAAGCCACGTCTTACATGTTTTAGCTCGAAAACAAACTCGCTTACGCTAGTTATCGTCGGCGCGTTTAGAGCCTCGGCATTTATTAGGCGTGTTAAATTTTCTATTGTCATTTAGCCAACGATCGCGCCGTTTTTGACCTTGCTCTGCGTGCCAAGAAGCGTTAGAGAGCCGTCTGATGCGCTTAGGATCATGCCTTGCGAGACATATTTTTTCATCATCGTTCGCTCTTTTAAATTTGCTAAAACGCAAACTTGCTTGCCCACAAGTGAGCTAGGCTCGTAGTATTTGGCGATGCCAGATAAAATTTGACGTGGCTGCTCCTCGCCAAGATCTATCTTAAATTTAAGCAGTTTCTCGCTACCCTCAACCCTCTCGCACTCGAGCACTTCGCCTACTTTTATCACAATTTTGGCAAAATCATCTATGCTAATGATTTCCTCTTTTTTCTCCTCTTTTGGCTCAGCCTTTGCTTCTACTTTTGGCTCTTCTTTTAGGTCTCTTGCCTCGCCCATTAGCTCTTTTTCTATCCTTGGGAAGAGTGGCTCAGTAGCTTTTGCAGTAAAATTTGAAATTTCATTTTTCAATACAAGGCTCTCATAAGAAGCCGTATCTATGCTAAAGCCAAGCGTATCAGCTATCTTAGCGCAAGTTTTTGGCATAGCTGGGCTAAGCAGTATCGCCACTTTTGCAAGTAAATTTGCGCAAAGTGCCACAAGTGCGTTTGCTTCGTCACTTTTGCCAGCTTTTACAAGCGACCATGGCTCATACTTCGCAACGGCTGCGTTTGCAAGCGTTACGACCTTCCAAAGATCCTCTAAATAGCGGTTTGTCGCTAAATTTTCTAAATTTTTAATAGCCTCATCAAGATAGCCCTTCGCCTCATCAAGCTCGGCTTTATGAAATTTGATCACATCTTTTGAGTCGATCTTGTAGTCGCTATACTTTGCGCTCATGCCAACAATTCGGCTTAGCAGGTTGCCAAGTCCGTTGCCAAGCTCTGAGTTTATGCGCTCAATCAAGGCCTTTTGGCTGTAGTCGCCATCTTGTCCAAAAGGCACCTCTCTAAGCAAAAAGTATCTGAAATTTTCAAGTCCATAAGCGTTTGCGACCTCTCTTGGGTTTATGACGTTGCCCTTGCTTTTGCTCATCTTCTCGCCATCTATCGTCCACCAGCCGTGCGCTGCGACGTGTTTTGGCAGTGGCAAGCCAAGGCTCATCAAAAATGCCGGCCAATAAACTGCGTGAAAACGCAAAATATCCTTGCCGACGATATGCGTCGTATGCGGCCAAAAGTCCATTCTAGCGTTATCTCTTGAGTATCCTAGCGTTGTTAGGTAGTTTATGAGCGCATCAAGCCAGACATACATAACGTGCTTGTCGTCGTTTGCGCTCTTTGGTAGCTTTATGCCCCAGTCAAAGCTCGTCCTTGTCACTGAAAGGTCTTTTAGCCCGCCTTTTACAAAGCTTACGACCTCGTTTTTCTTACCCTTTGGGATGACGCAAAGTTCATCATTTTCGTACCATTTTAAAAGCGCGTCTTCGTATTTTGAAAGCTTAAAAAAGTAGCTCTCTTCTTTAACTAAAGATGTCACGCGGCCGCAGTCTGGACAGCGGTTGTCCTCAAGTAGGTCTCTTTGATTAAAAAATGTCTCACAGCTAACGCAGTAAAAGCCCTCGTACTCGCCCTTGTAGATATCGCCGTTTGCTTGCATCTTTTCAAAAACATTTTGCACGGTTTGCTTGTGCTCTTCGTCGGTCGTCCTTATGAAGTGGTCGTAGCTTATCTCAAATTCATCCCAAAGCGATCTAAATTTGCCACTGATCTCGTCTGCATACTCTTTTGGAGTTTTGCCTCTAGCGCGAGCTGCCTGCTCGATCTTTTGACCATGCTCGTCTGTGCCAGTCATGAAGTAGGTCTCTTTGCCTTGCAAGCGGTTAAATCTAGCAAGTGTATCAGCGATGATAGTCGTGTAGGCGTGGCCGATGTGTGGCACGTCATTTACGTAATAAATCGGAGTGGTTATATAAGCTTTTTCTTTCATATTTTTCCTTTAAATTTAAAAATCAAATCCGCCGTCACTGCCGGTGTTGCCTTTTGACATCGAGTTGTAGCAGCTATTTACATACTCTATCCTCGTCTCGCAGTCAAAAAATGCCTCGCAGTTAAAACAGCTTTTGCGCCCTTTTTGCTCTTGACACTCTTGCATGATTTTAGCCTTTTGTTTTAGGGCTAGCTCAAATGCGTCAAGTGGCTCGTTTGCTTGTGCTTCTTGCATTATTTTTGCTCGTAAAATTTATGCAAAAGAGAAATTTCATCACGTGAGCCAAAAAAGCATGGCGTAGTTTGGTGAATTTTTTCTATTTTTATATCAAAGAGTGTTTGGTTTTTGCCATCTGTCGTTGCGCCCTTTGCGTTTTCATATATAAAGGCAAATGGCAACACTTCAAAGACAACCCTTAGCTTGCCATTTGGATGATCGCTCGTTGCTGGGTAGCTAAAAAGACCGCCGCCTTTTAGTAAAATTTGATGCAAGTCGCTCACCATAGCGCCTGAGTATCTTAGTCTGTAGCCCTGGTTAAATAGCTCGTTTATGAAATTTCTATGCGTTTGGCTCCAGCCTTTTTGTGTAGCTCCCGTGGCGTTTAGCTTGCCTTTTTCTTTTAGCTCAAGCTCTTTTACAAATTTAAACTCGCCATCTTTGCCAAGTCTATAAAATTTAGGCAAAGTGCCCTTTTTCTCGGCAATTACTAGCTCAAGTCTTGGACCATAGATGCTGTAAGCTGCGGCTATTAAATTTTCTGGTTTTACCTCGTCTTCGTAGATGCCAAAGATCGAGCCAACGGCGAAATTTACATCAACTAAGCTTGAGCCATCGAGTGGATCGTAAGCGATGATAAATTTAGCATTTTTATTTATCTCAAGCTCGTCCTCTTTCTCTTCGCTAATTAGTGCTTTTACGCATGAAAGCTGCTTAAATTTAGCCGTGATGATCTCATCGCTTTTGACATCAAGCTTTAGCTGGGTGTCGCCAGTTGCGTTTTCGTGAGTTGTGTAGCCAAGATCGGCGTATTTTATGATCTCGCTTATCTCTTTTGCGATATCTTTAATGGTGTTAAAAATTTGGTTTAGTTCTTGCATTATACAGCCTTTGCATTTTTGATTATCCACGCACAAATGGCGTCTATATCGTCTAAATTTAGATTTGTGATCTCGTAGGGGATCTGCTTTTTATAAGTGGCGATCGCATCTGAAAAGCTAAGATAAGCTTCATCGATCTCGCTTCTAAAGACGCTTAGTCTTGGCAGTGGCAGTGTCTTTAGCCCCTCGACTAAGAGCATGTCAAATTCGCCGATCATCCTTATGACCTCGTCTATGCCTTGCGAGCTTTGCGAAAAGTAAGTCGTTCTAGTCGGACTCATCACGACTACGTCAGCTCCTGCCTGAGAAAATTTAAAGCTATCCTTGCCTTCAACGTCAAATTTGGCCTTGTCGCCTGGGTCGTGCTTGACTACAACGACCTTTAGCCCATCATCTATAAATTTTTTTGCGACTTTTAAGATAAGCGTCGTTTTTCCGCTATTTGAAGGGCCAGAAAAAGCAATGGCAAGTCTTTTCATAAGAGCCTTTTTTGTTAAAATTTCTTGCGATTATAGCTCATATTGGCTTTAAAATTTATGAGTGAAATTTAAAAAATAAAATGCTAAAATGCGAAAAAATTTAATATTTTAAGAGTTTTTTATGAGAAAATTTACACTATTTTTTATATTTATTTTGATGATATTTGGTTGTGCTGATCAAAAAGTGATCGTGCATGAGCCACTAAAAAATGAGCTTTTAGCCTACACAAGCAAGAGCGAGATCATCGATGGCACCGATAGAACGCTTATAATCGCAACCTATCTAAATCCTATATATAACTCAAATTTAGACGAGAGCAAAGAGCACTTTTTAGTAGCCATAAACCCAAAAGAGCATGCGCAAAATTTGAGTAATATAAAGGTAAATGGCGACTCAAATGCCACAAATGCAAGGCTGCTTGATGAAAGTGACGAGATGCTTAAATTTGCTGGATTTTCTATGCCTTGGGCGGTCTATTACGAAGTGACCGCACCAAGTAAGCAAAGCGACGATCTCGCGCTTAGTTTCGAAATTTATCAGTCAAAGCAGGTTTTGTTAAATTTTCGAAAAGTTGCGAAATCTTTATACTGGAACCATTAAGCGCCATATAGATCACGTAGTTTGCAAGCACCTTCTTGCCGTAGTTTCTAGTTTCAGCCACTGGGACTAGCTCGATCGATAAAAACGGCTCAAATTTCCCCTCTTTAAACATATCATCTCTTGTGATGACTTTTTTGGTAAAACCGATACCGCCGTTATACGCGTAGGCTGTAAATAGCGGATGATAGAGAAATTTATCAAGGTAGTTTAGGTGGTGATTTGCAAATTTAAATGCAACATCGGTTTTAAAAAGATCGTCTTGGTCAAAATTTGGAATTTTTAGCTCTTTTTTGCCGATCGCATTTGCAAGAAATGGCATAAACTGCATCATACCAAGAGCGTAAGATGTAGAAACGACGCTTGGGATAAAGAGGCTCTCTTGCCTAGCAAGTGCGTAGATCATCGACTTTCGCTCAGTGCTGATGCCCTCAAGCTCAGGCGAGCTTGGCATCAAAAAGTACTGCTTCTCCCAGCCATGCGCCTTTTGCATGAAGTATGCGTATGCGCCGATGCTCTCGTTTGTGTAAAATCTCATTGCAAATTCGCTTGCTTGCGTGGCGTTCATATCCTTTGCAAGGGCAGCGGTTTTGTTCCATAAAAATGGATCGCTCACGTCAAAATTTTCGATATTTTGCTTGCTTGGTCTTGGCACGATCACCTCAAGCGGCTCGCCACCGACCAAATCTCTTGCGTAAAGTGAGTAGATATTTGCATCTTTGCTAGCGCTTAGCTCTTTTAAAAAGCTCTCATCGCCGCTTAGCTCATACTGCCAAAATGTAGCATTATCCCTTTGCCAAGCCCTATCAAAGGTGTTTTTAGCTCTTGTGAAAAAACTAAATGCAACGTCATTTTGACCAAGCAAGATGGCGTTTAGCCCAAGTATAAATGCGTCGCCTTTTTCGGTGACAGCTGGATCTATGCTAATTAAATTTCTTCTAAAGCTTTCGTATTTTTTATTAAATACGACATCGTTTAATAAATTTGTAAAGCCCTTTTGCATGTAGAGCTTGTTCATAAAATTCGCTTCAAAATTTACACTAAAAAGAGCACTTTTGCTTTGCGGGTTTGAAGCGTTAAAAAGCTCCAAAAAGCTCTTTGTATCGTTTGCATTTGCAAAGCTAAGAGCTGGGTTTGGCTCGTTTAAAGTGCGTAAAATTCTAGCTTTTTCTGGATTTGTGCTTGCAAGATTTGCCGCTAAAATTTCACGAGTTTTGCTATCAAGTTTTAGAGAAAAGCTCATCGTTGTTAGTAAATTTTGGCAAGCCAAGCTAGTACTTGTGATGTTGCTTACACTTATACCAGGGCACTTGCTAGGGGCTGCTTTTGGAGGTAAAATTTTATTGATTGATTTTTGAACTAAGCCACTTTTTCTAAAAACGTCGCGTGAAAGCTCTGCTATCTGCTCCTTTGTGTAGCTGCCCTCGTTTATAAGGCGGTTTATGTAGTAGTCTTTTGCAAGGCTTTTTGGCTCGTTTTTTAGCTCCTCGTAAGTGTAAATTTTAGCTAAAAGAGCAACGCAGGCTAAAGAGAGGATACTAAAGTGACGCAGCAAAAACAAATAAAAGCCTTATTAAAAATTGATCTATGAGTTGAAGTGCTAAAAGCACGATGATTGGGGCAAAGTCTATGCCGTTAAATTCTGTTTTGATGTAGCGTCTGAGGAAGCTATAAACAGGATCGGTCAGCCTATAAAGTAGCTGCACGACTGGCGAGCTAGGATCAGGCTTGACCCAGCTAATCAGAGCCGCTGCGATGACGATCCACGTATAGACCGTGATGATAAGGTGCAAAATGTTCGCAATCGCTGAAAATAGGGTGGAAAGTATCATTTTTGCTCCTAGATTAAAATTTTGCCTAGATCATCTTTGATGAGCGGATAGAGCTCGCTTAGCTCAGGGCCATGAAGGTCGTTTGTAAGCAGCGCACGTAGCGGCATGAAAAAGTTTTTACCTTTTAAATTTGTAGCGCTCATAAGCTCTTTTTTAAACTCATCAAATGTTTCGCACGGTTTTAAATTTAGAGCTGCTTTTTTGATGATCTCAAATTCATTTTTGTACTCATCTGGAGCTATTTTCGGCGAGTATATAGCCTCTACTTTTGCCTTTATCTCAGGCACTAGTGAGCTCTCTTGAGTGTAAAATTTAACTAGCTCAACCTTGCTATCATCCACGCCAAATATCTCTTTTATGCGCTCTTTTGAAGCAAGTTTGATGTGTTCTCTATTTATCTGCTCAAGTTTTTTCACGTCAAATCTAGCAGGTGAGCGTGAAATTTTAGTTATATCAAACCACTTTACCGCATCTTCGATGGTAAAAATTTCAGTTGGAGTTTTGTTGCCAAGAAGTATCAGATAGTTTGCGATCGCCTCAGGTAAAAATCCCTGCTCAAAGAGCCATTTTACGCTTGATTCGTTCTCGCGTTTGCTCATTTTTTTACCCTCTATATTTAAAAGAATAGGCAAATGCGCATAGTTCATCTTGCCAGTGTAGCCAAGGCCCTCTCGTATGAGGTCTTGCTTTGGCGTGTTGCTCACGTGATCCTCGCCGCGTATGACAAAGGTTACGCCCTCAAGCATATCATCAACCGCGCAGGCAAAGTTGTAGGTTGGAGTTTTGTCTGCTCTCATGATGACAAAGCTATCAACTGCGTCTGGCTCGAAACTTAGCTCACCTTTGATCGCATCTGTAAAGCTCATCGTGCGTGTTGGTTTTTTCATGCGGATGACAAATGGCTTCTCACAGTTTAAAACTTCAGCGTCGCTTAGTCTCTCGCAGGTGCCGTCATATCTATATGCCACGCCTTGCTCTTTTGCTTTTTGTTTTTTTGCCTCAAGCTCTTCTTCGGTGCAAAAGCAGGCAAAGGCCTTTTTATCGATGAGAAGCTTTGAAGCAAGCTGTCTGTGGAATTTTAAATTTTCACTTTGGATGTAAATTTGCTCTGGTTTTATGCCAAATTTGCTCAAAATTTCTAAGATATCTTTCTCTTTTCCCTCGATATTTCGCTCTTTGTCGGTATCTTCTATGCGTAAAATAAAGCCACTTTTATCTTGCAAAGAACAAATATAGTTGAAAATAGCAGCACGTAAATTTCCTATGTGCATATCTCCTGTTGGAGAGGGTGCAAAACGATACATAAGCTTATTCCTTACGTTAAATTTGAAGTTTGGATTATAACACTCGCTTGATAAATTTAAAGTTATGTAATTTTAAATTTTTAGGCTAAGCAAAGCATATTTTTTATAAAATCCGCACGAAAATTTAACTATATATAGGAGAAAGAATGAGTTTTATCAGCGAATTTAAAGAATTTGCGATGCGCGGAAATGTCATAGATATGGCAGTTGGTGTTGTTATCGGTGGGGCATTTGGAAAGATCGTTTCATCGCTAGTTGGTGATATTATCATGCCAGTTGTTGGCGCTATAACAGGCGGTGTAAATTTCACTGATCTTAAACTAACACTAAAAGAAGCAGCAGAAGGTGCGCCAGCTGTTACGATAAACTATGGCTCATTTATACAAACAATGGTTGATTTTTTAATCATCGCATTTTGTATTTTTTGCGTCATCAAAGCCTTAAATACACTTAAAAATAAACTACCAAAAGAAGAAGAGGCAGCTCCTGCAGAGCCTGAAACTCCAGCTGATATAGCACTTCTAACTGAGATCAGAGATCTTCTTAAAAAATAAATTCTTAATTCAAAGGGAGAAAGCTCCCTTTGAAATCCGTTAAATTTTGTCCTATTTTTTATGCTAAAATGCTTTTTTATCTTAAAAGCGAGTGAAATATGATAGAACAAATTCCATTTTTTCAAGGTCTTAGCGCCGATGACCTAGCCAAACTTGAAGCAATAAGCGTTGTTAAAAAATACAAAAAAGGCGAGTTTTTATTTATAGAGGGCGAGGAGCCAAAGTGGCTTACATTTTTGATAACTGGCTCGGTTAAACTTTATAAAACTACGGCAAATGGCAAGGAAATTTTTATCCATCAGCTTGCACCTATGAATTTTGTGGCTGAAGTTGTAAATTTTGAAAATATCCCTTATCCAGCAAGCGCCATTTTTACTATTTCTGGCGAGGTTTTAAAGATAAATTATGAAAAATTTGAAGCACAATTTTTAACAAAGCCAGAAATTTGCATGAAATTTCTAAAATCAATGGCACAAAAGATAAGAATAACAACAAATTTACTCCACCAAGAACTAATACTAAGCTCTGAAGAGAAGGTGGCTAGGTTCATTTTAAATCATGAAGATCTATTTAATGAACTAAAACATACAAAAATTTCATCAATACTCAATATGACTCCAGAAACTTTTTCGAGAATTTTAAATAAATTTAAAACAAATGGTTTGGTCAAACTTGATGAGAAGAACCAAATCCTGGAAAAAGATGTAGGTGGGCTACAAGAAATTTATTCTTATTGAAAGTTAATATCAAATAAATATTTTCATTTACTTAAAGAAAAAATTTATATATTTTTGGATAGTATTCGTCTAAAATTTTCGTAAAAATTTACGATATATT
This genomic interval from Campylobacter concisus contains the following:
- the gltX gene encoding glutamate--tRNA ligase; its protein translation is MYRFAPSPTGDMHIGNLRAAIFNYICSLQDKSGFILRIEDTDKERNIEGKEKDILEILSKFGIKPEQIYIQSENLKFHRQLASKLLIDKKAFACFCTEEELEAKKQKAKEQGVAYRYDGTCERLSDAEVLNCEKPFVIRMKKPTRTMSFTDAIKGELSFEPDAVDSFVIMRADKTPTYNFACAVDDMLEGVTFVIRGEDHVSNTPKQDLIREGLGYTGKMNYAHLPILLNIEGKKMSKRENESSVKWLFEQGFLPEAIANYLILLGNKTPTEIFTIEDAVKWFDITKISRSPARFDVKKLEQINREHIKLASKERIKEIFGVDDSKVELVKFYTQESSLVPEIKAKVEAIYSPKIAPDEYKNEFEIIKKAALNLKPCETFDEFKKELMSATNLKGKNFFMPLRALLTNDLHGPELSELYPLIKDDLGKILI
- the mscL gene encoding large-conductance mechanosensitive channel protein MscL, coding for MSFISEFKEFAMRGNVIDMAVGVVIGGAFGKIVSSLVGDIIMPVVGAITGGVNFTDLKLTLKEAAEGAPAVTINYGSFIQTMVDFLIIAFCIFCVIKALNTLKNKLPKEEEAAPAEPETPADIALLTEIRDLLKK
- a CDS encoding Crp/Fnr family transcriptional regulator, coding for MIEQIPFFQGLSADDLAKLEAISVVKKYKKGEFLFIEGEEPKWLTFLITGSVKLYKTTANGKEIFIHQLAPMNFVAEVVNFENIPYPASAIFTISGEVLKINYEKFEAQFLTKPEICMKFLKSMAQKIRITTNLLHQELILSSEEKVARFILNHEDLFNELKHTKISSILNMTPETFSRILNKFKTNGLVKLDEKNQILEKDVGGLQEIYSY